Proteins encoded together in one Astyanax mexicanus isolate ESR-SI-001 chromosome 10, AstMex3_surface, whole genome shotgun sequence window:
- the si:ch211-176l24.4 gene encoding uncharacterized protein si:ch211-176l24.4, with amino-acid sequence MAEKDTRERELACKKMKRTLSYEDPKKCRKKQKKKKLKKEKLNKKKLRTKGQQWVKEDADCCESVSFTQMPEMKKKTKKKKNIKLHEDCPLLVTQCKKSNVSKCHKQPKDNNHAMGAHKFKSPDEPTTPALEEKHQSTSALGENVWHKKTVKFKLSPEEILNTSKQYPTFHTQPYLTDKSHTPITENSHNRSTFEEKSAEIQITPEYINSQDLFITQKFFSELHEDISRSPSTDEGVAVPPYQNNIKYRQASQETPSCKQTAEASVQTENFFTSPGLAGSLRFHHKSRASICTEEPIDLSLPKRTRQEVHLDQCISKPVEHQSCSELKITDLTSSDESDIPLKSRADLSHLKVIQTRLNESFFFRVKGEGESPKARSPLMMLTGSADKKLKK; translated from the coding sequence ATGGCTGAGAAAGACACAAGAGAGCGAGAGTTGGCTTGTAAGAAAATGAAAAGGACTCTCTCGTATGAAGACCCAAAAAAAtgcagaaagaaacaaaaaaaaaagaaattgaaaaaGGAAAAGCTAAATAAGAAGAAACTGAGGACAAAGGGACAGCAATGGGTGAAGGAAGATGCTGACTGCTGTGAGTCTGTCAGTTTTACACAAATGCCTGAGATgaagaagaaaacaaagaaaaaaaagaatatcaaacTGCATGAAGATTGTCCACTGCTGGTGACGCAGTGTAAGAAATCAAATGTCTCAAAGTGTCACAAGCAGCCTAAAGACAATAATCATGCAATGGGGGCACATAAATTCAAGTCACCAGATGAGCCCACAACGCCAGCTTTGGAagaaaaacatcaaagcacatcAGCACTTGGAGAAAATGTCTGGCACAAGAAAACAGTCAAGTTCAAATTATCACCTGAAGAGATCCTGAATACCTCAAAACAATATCCTACATTTCACACACAGCCTTACTTGACAGATAAATCACACACTCCTATCACTGAGAACAGCCACAACCGATCAACTTTTGAAGAAAAGAGTGCAGAGATCCAAATTACACCTGAATACATCAACAGCCAAGATTTGTTCATCACACAGAAGTTCTTCTCTGAGCTGCATGAAGACATCTCCAGAAGCCCCAGCACTGATGAGGGTGTTGCTGTTCCACCATACCAGAACAACATAAAGTACAGACAAGCATCACAGGAGACCCCATCATGCAAGCAGACGGCTGAAGCTTCTGTTCAAACTGAAAACTTCTTCACTTCTCCGGGGCTTGCTGGCTCTCTCAGGTTTCATCATAAGAGCAGAGCATCCATATGTACTGAAGAACCGATAGACTTGAGCCTACCCAAAAGAACCAGGCAAGAAGTGCACCTAGATCAGTGCATCAGTAAACCAGTGGAACATCAGAGTTGTTCAGAGCTAAAGATAACAGATCTGACTTCAAGTGATGAGAGTGACATTCCTTTAAAGAGCAGAGCAGACCTATCTCATTTGAAGGTGATTCAGACACGGCTCAATGAGTCCTTCTTCTTCAGGGTGAAGGGAGAAGGAGAATCGCCAAAGGCAAGGTCACCTTTGATGATGTTGACTGGAAGTGCTGATAAGAAGCTAAAGAAGTGA
- the zgc:162634 gene encoding phosphatidylinositol N-acetylglucosaminyltransferase subunit Y, translating into MLFSLSTVTVIVPILSLIGLMYSASVDENFPQGCTGSNSVCFYSLLLPVTIPVYVFFHLWKWMGIKLFRHN; encoded by the coding sequence ATGCTATTTTCTCTGTCAACTGTCACTGTGATAGTACCAATTTTGTCCTTAATTGGACTAATGTATTCTGCAAGTGTGGATGAAAATTTCCCCCAGGGCTGTACCGGCTCaaacagtgtgtgtttctatagtCTCTTGTTGCCGGTCACTATTCCTGTGTACGTGTTCTTTCATCTGTGGAAATGGATGGGAATCAAGCTGTTTAGACACAATTAG